The Spirochaeta cellobiosiphila DSM 17781 genome includes a window with the following:
- the dnaN gene encoding DNA polymerase III subunit beta, with protein sequence MRFICEKSVILKEISIAQEIISSRNALSILSNVLIEADNNTLIIKATDLKVGFETRIPVEVETPGTTTIFCDKFLGILRSLPEGEVIFDHTENGRLIITPLEKKIDFQLKSIPSDKFPEIQEIPDDNYFEIPQEFLNQMVQQTIFAISDDETRYFMNGVYMEKQENKLVMVATDGRRLSYIEKEIETPLPDFAGIIIPPKILTLIKKLSSGEGSIEIAINDKTIYTRFDNLKISSTLIEGQFPNYSRVIPEYQEHNVLVQKSVLNDALKRVSLLAEQKSRRIYLTVGQGIMTLSSEESEIGHAKEEIPCEYEGQEYTIALNYVYLQDPLKVVNSEGLIFQFTEPSRAVTIRSNPESEYFHIVMPMQMD encoded by the coding sequence ATGCGATTTATCTGTGAAAAAAGCGTTATATTAAAAGAAATTTCAATTGCACAAGAGATAATTTCATCACGTAATGCTCTATCCATATTATCAAACGTATTAATTGAAGCTGATAATAACACCCTCATCATAAAAGCAACCGATTTAAAGGTAGGTTTTGAAACAAGGATACCTGTTGAAGTAGAAACTCCTGGTACAACTACGATTTTTTGTGACAAATTTTTAGGTATTTTACGATCTCTTCCTGAAGGTGAAGTAATCTTTGATCACACAGAAAATGGCAGATTAATCATAACTCCTCTAGAAAAGAAAATTGATTTCCAATTAAAGAGTATACCCAGTGATAAATTCCCCGAAATACAGGAAATACCTGATGATAATTACTTTGAAATTCCTCAAGAATTTTTAAATCAAATGGTTCAACAAACGATATTTGCTATCAGTGATGATGAAACACGATATTTTATGAATGGTGTTTATATGGAAAAGCAGGAAAACAAACTTGTAATGGTAGCCACTGATGGTAGAAGATTATCTTATATAGAAAAGGAAATCGAAACTCCTTTACCTGATTTTGCTGGAATAATCATACCTCCCAAAATTCTAACTTTAATCAAGAAATTATCTTCAGGCGAAGGTTCAATTGAGATTGCTATCAATGATAAGACTATATATACCAGATTTGATAATCTCAAAATATCTTCAACTTTGATAGAAGGCCAATTTCCTAACTATTCAAGAGTTATTCCTGAATATCAAGAACACAATGTACTTGTTCAAAAATCTGTTTTAAATGATGCATTAAAGAGAGTTAGTCTATTAGCTGAACAAAAATCTAGAAGGATATACCTTACTGTTGGTCAAGGTATTATGACATTAAGTTCAGAAGAAAGTGAAATTGGTCACGCCAAAGAAGAAATACCTTGTGAATATGAAGGCCAAGAATACACAATAGCTTTAAATTATGTTTATTTACAGGATCCTTTAAAGGTTGTTAATTCAGAAGGATTAATATTCCAATTTACCGAACCAAGCCGTGCTGTTACTATAAGATCAAATCCTGAATCTGAGTATTTTCATATAGTTATGCCCATGCAAATGGATTAA
- the recF gene encoding DNA replication/repair protein RecF (All proteins in this family for which functions are known are DNA-binding proteins that assist the filamentation of RecA onto DNA for the initiation of recombination or recombinational repair.) → MPFNNIKLYNFRNLLDKEISLNGREIFLIGENGQGKTNFLEAIYVLCYGSSFRTKQDKILIKNQKDDFSAIGQYFQDEMEHKIHFKLQKGKKSILIDDKQLRDRKELIWKLPCIVFSHEDIFLVSGTPEERRNFFDQTLSLYDPDYIDLLREYKKILKHRNIVLKRNEKELIDILNIQIVSKGLELRNYRSAITKKFNKVFSQLFKYVSQLESDLFIEYKPSWKENDTSVIIKNLERKFEQENILGITTSGPHRDNYRFIMEGKDFSQLASTGQSRLISLILKVAQGVFFTQETGKKPILLLDDVLLELDSKKRARFLEVIPEYDQAFFTFLPDMANLSYRKDDTIVYSVESGDFITYEK, encoded by the coding sequence ATGCCTTTTAATAACATCAAATTATATAATTTTCGTAACCTTCTAGACAAAGAGATCTCCCTAAACGGTCGGGAGATCTTTCTTATAGGTGAAAATGGTCAAGGAAAAACAAATTTCTTGGAAGCAATATATGTTCTGTGTTATGGATCAAGTTTTAGAACAAAACAGGATAAGATTCTTATAAAAAATCAAAAAGACGATTTTTCTGCCATAGGACAATACTTTCAAGATGAAATGGAACATAAAATACACTTTAAACTACAAAAGGGTAAAAAAAGTATCCTGATTGATGACAAACAATTACGGGATAGAAAAGAACTAATCTGGAAATTGCCATGTATTGTTTTTAGTCATGAGGATATTTTTCTTGTATCAGGAACACCAGAGGAAAGAAGAAACTTTTTTGATCAAACATTAAGTTTATATGATCCTGACTATATAGATTTACTAAGAGAATACAAAAAAATTTTGAAACATCGAAATATTGTATTAAAACGTAATGAGAAAGAATTGATAGATATACTAAATATCCAAATCGTTTCCAAAGGCTTGGAATTACGTAATTATAGATCTGCTATCACTAAAAAATTCAACAAAGTATTTAGTCAATTGTTCAAATATGTTAGTCAGTTGGAATCAGACTTATTCATTGAATATAAACCTAGTTGGAAAGAGAATGACACTTCTGTGATTATTAAAAACCTAGAAAGAAAATTTGAACAAGAGAACATATTAGGAATTACCACATCTGGTCCCCATAGGGATAACTATAGGTTTATTATGGAGGGAAAAGATTTTTCTCAATTGGCATCAACAGGACAATCTCGACTGATTAGTTTAATTTTAAAAGTTGCACAAGGAGTGTTTTTCACACAAGAAACAGGAAAAAAACCAATTTTGCTTCTGGATGATGTTCTCTTAGAGTTAGATAGCAAAAAAAGAGCTCGTTTTCTTGAAGTAATTCCAGAATATGACCAAGCTTTTTTTACTTTTCTTCCTGATATGGCTAATTTAAGCTACAGGAAAGATGATACTATTGTATACTCAGTTGAATCAGGAGACTTTATTACATATGAAAAATGA
- the rpmH gene encoding 50S ribosomal protein L34 produces MKRTYQPSRVKRNRKFGFRARMATKNGRLVLKRRRQKGRKKLSVADEKKPY; encoded by the coding sequence GTGAAGCGAACATACCAACCAAGCCGAGTTAAAAGAAATAGAAAATTTGGTTTCAGAGCACGTATGGCAACCAAAAATGGTCGTCTAGTATTAAAAAGAAGACGCCAAAAGGGACGGAAAAAGCTATCCGTTGCGGATGAGAAGAAACCTTACTAA
- the rnpA gene encoding ribonuclease P protein component produces the protein MRRNLTKSERIKKQKDIRGMFKHAHSVSIKGAKLFFKRNDLAQSRFTVTLVRKYGKAVHRNRAKRVVREIYRLNKNQIKCGFDLVFMLFPSNNDIYSERKSQIIELLRKAEIFEDNIITD, from the coding sequence ATGAGAAGAAACCTTACTAAGTCAGAAAGAATAAAAAAGCAGAAAGATATAAGGGGCATGTTTAAACATGCCCATTCTGTGAGTATTAAAGGAGCTAAACTATTCTTTAAAAGAAATGATTTAGCTCAAAGCCGTTTTACAGTCACTTTAGTAAGGAAATATGGGAAAGCTGTCCATAGAAACCGAGCGAAAAGAGTTGTAAGAGAAATTTACAGGCTAAATAAAAACCAGATCAAATGTGGTTTTGATCTGGTTTTTATGCTGTTTCCTTCAAATAATGATATTTATTCGGAAAGGAAGAGTCAGATTATTGAACTATTGAGGAAAGCGGAAATTTTTGAGGATAATATTATTACCGATTAA
- the yidD gene encoding membrane protein insertion efficiency factor YidD — MGIIWIYKTMISPWLPSSCRFNPTCSTYAREAIKKYGPIKGGWLSIKRISRCHPWNPGGNDPVP, encoded by the coding sequence TTGGGTATTATATGGATTTATAAGACCATGATTTCTCCTTGGCTACCAAGTAGTTGTCGCTTTAATCCCACATGTTCAACTTATGCGAGGGAAGCCATCAAAAAATATGGACCAATTAAAGGTGGATGGCTCTCTATAAAGCGAATTTCACGGTGTCATCCCTGGAATCCTGGAGGGAATGACCCTGTACCATAA
- the yidC gene encoding membrane protein insertase YidC, giving the protein MDKRTLLAVILSVVIVSVSFFIQNILWPPKVVNEEVANQETVQKEDIPNVEVQSPSEVVDYSDTTFSEESLDSAPEQKIIEENDIFRIEFLSKGAVVTSLKLKKHTDGNDYVEMVNKGESDYSAFGITLGQKYGRPLDENFVYRKVSDNIFEFRQRFNDKSGIPFVLKKTYRFLPNEYLMELAITIEGSNNQIPDLDFNGSAYRLEYGPQIGPYFEKLDNRNEYRNYYYHIDDKRKKLKLKNNEVEVNDHVDWVAIDGKYFSLIAIPDDTNYDITVSSVPVRGMEKTSRLILSRPLLKASKSTDIFRFYIGPKSVSTLSQYNNASDNGYGVSNLNLDDLIKKNILLGALETVLKFFLEMFYSIVHNYGVAIILLTFLVRLVLYPITRKSYQSTAAMQAVQPKITEIREKFKDDPNKMNMAMADLYKKEGVNPLGGCLPMVLQLPIFFALYRLLNSHFDLRGAAFISPWISDLSAPEHVFSWSGVTLPVVGNDFRILPFLMVITQIVMTKITQSQNTGATSDSQMKMLTYGMPIFFFFIMYDMPSGLLLYWTVTNVLSAVQQIVINKMVKKKKA; this is encoded by the coding sequence GTGGATAAACGCACTCTATTAGCAGTTATCTTATCTGTTGTCATTGTTTCGGTAAGTTTTTTTATTCAAAACATTTTATGGCCACCTAAAGTAGTGAATGAAGAAGTGGCAAATCAGGAAACAGTTCAAAAAGAAGATATTCCTAATGTTGAGGTTCAATCACCATCAGAAGTCGTTGATTATTCTGATACTACTTTTTCTGAAGAAAGTCTGGATTCTGCACCTGAACAAAAAATAATTGAAGAAAATGATATTTTTCGTATTGAATTTTTGTCGAAAGGCGCAGTTGTTACTTCACTTAAACTGAAAAAACATACAGATGGTAACGATTATGTTGAAATGGTTAATAAAGGTGAAAGTGACTATTCTGCGTTTGGTATAACATTAGGTCAAAAATATGGAAGACCACTAGATGAAAATTTTGTTTACAGAAAAGTGTCTGATAATATATTTGAATTCAGACAAAGATTTAATGATAAATCAGGAATTCCTTTTGTTCTAAAAAAGACTTATCGATTTCTTCCCAATGAATATCTGATGGAATTGGCTATTACTATTGAAGGATCGAATAATCAAATACCTGATTTAGACTTCAATGGTTCTGCTTATAGATTAGAATATGGACCTCAAATTGGTCCCTACTTTGAAAAGTTAGACAATAGGAATGAATATAGAAATTACTATTATCATATTGATGATAAACGGAAAAAGCTAAAACTAAAGAATAATGAAGTTGAAGTAAATGATCATGTAGATTGGGTTGCTATTGATGGTAAATATTTTTCATTGATAGCGATCCCAGATGATACTAATTATGATATTACTGTAAGCAGCGTTCCTGTAAGAGGAATGGAAAAAACTAGTCGTTTGATTTTATCCAGACCTCTACTTAAGGCATCAAAATCTACAGATATCTTTCGTTTTTACATAGGACCTAAATCTGTTAGCACTTTATCTCAGTATAATAATGCTTCAGATAATGGGTATGGTGTTTCTAATCTAAATTTAGACGATCTTATTAAAAAGAATATTCTGTTAGGGGCCTTAGAGACAGTTCTTAAATTTTTCTTGGAAATGTTTTATAGTATAGTACATAACTATGGTGTCGCTATTATTCTACTAACGTTTTTGGTAAGATTAGTTTTATATCCAATTACCAGAAAATCATATCAGTCTACTGCAGCCATGCAGGCTGTTCAGCCAAAGATCACTGAAATACGGGAAAAGTTTAAAGATGATCCCAATAAAATGAATATGGCGATGGCTGATTTGTATAAAAAAGAAGGAGTAAATCCTTTAGGTGGTTGTTTACCAATGGTACTACAACTTCCAATATTTTTTGCTTTATATAGATTATTAAACTCACACTTTGATCTGCGAGGTGCTGCTTTTATATCACCTTGGATTTCAGATTTGTCAGCTCCTGAACATGTTTTTTCATGGTCTGGTGTAACGTTACCTGTTGTTGGAAATGATTTTAGAATACTTCCATTCTTGATGGTTATTACACAGATAGTTATGACCAAAATTACACAATCCCAAAACACAGGGGCTACAAGTGATAGTCAGATGAAAATGCTCACTTATGGGATGCCAATATTCTTTTTCTTCATAATGTATGATATGCCATCTGGATTATTATTATACTGGACAGTTACTAATGTCTTAAGTGCTGTTCAACAAATTGTAATAAACAAAATGGTAAAGAAAAAGAAGGCTTAA
- the jag gene encoding RNA-binding cell elongation regulator Jag/EloR: MVKEFEGKTQKEAISKAVEELGLNQDEFDVEIVETEKTGFLFKKGKVKIRVHMEEESISSELGAPLVPNDIEEKVISFIKSLISKMGFPGSVFLHDRSDKKFHVVIESEHSGILIGKRGKNLDAIQLVSNVYLGRLIPETKEYRVVIDSENYRERREESLVRMAHRVASQVKKTKRSRLLEPMNPFERRLIHTALGELDHIETESEGEGLLKQIRVKYVD; this comes from the coding sequence ATGGTAAAAGAGTTTGAAGGTAAAACTCAAAAAGAAGCTATTAGTAAGGCTGTAGAAGAACTTGGTTTAAATCAAGATGAATTCGATGTCGAAATTGTAGAAACAGAGAAGACAGGTTTTTTATTCAAAAAGGGTAAGGTTAAAATCAGAGTTCATATGGAAGAAGAATCAATTTCCAGTGAACTTGGTGCCCCTTTAGTTCCAAATGATATAGAAGAAAAGGTTATTTCTTTTATTAAGTCTTTGATTTCTAAGATGGGATTTCCTGGTTCTGTTTTTTTACATGATAGATCAGACAAAAAGTTTCATGTGGTCATAGAAAGTGAGCACTCAGGTATTCTAATAGGAAAACGAGGAAAAAACTTAGATGCTATACAATTAGTGTCCAATGTATATCTTGGTAGACTGATACCCGAAACAAAAGAATATCGTGTTGTTATTGATTCTGAAAATTATAGAGAACGACGTGAAGAGAGTCTTGTAAGAATGGCACATCGCGTAGCTTCCCAAGTAAAGAAGACGAAAAGAAGCCGGCTATTAGAACCTATGAATCCTTTTGAACGAAGGTTAATTCATACGGCTTTAGGTGAACTTGATCACATTGAAACGGAAAGTGAAGGTGAAGGTCTTTTGAAGCAGATTAGAGTGAAATACGTGGACTAA
- a CDS encoding mannose-1-phosphate guanylyltransferase/mannose-6-phosphate isomerase, producing the protein MVNLILCGGVGSRLWPISRKLMPKQFYPLLGNTSLFESTVKRNLSLCEKILIAANEDQAFLAFDQLKNCNYLIEEGLIETVGRNTAPAIALSIFALDPETLVLVTPSDHLITKELAYKKAIEKAQVLAMSGNLVTFGIKPSYAETGFGYIKANGNIVEQFCEKPDIKTAESYLADGSYLWNSGMFLFKAGVFLEELQHHNPQVYEACLTAYNNCTERKLLKPQHSDMVNIPSISIDYGVMEPSQKVAVVPCDIGWSDLGSFDSLYDECFNPNIENSLIGIEDPILINSRGNLLVGQEKKLALIDVEDLMIIDSPDALLIAKRGSGQDVKKVVDKLKEENSSLLDAPVKVKRPWGEYRTLTKTSNYIVRHISINPGANLSIHKHFNRQEHWQVVKGLAKVKLDEIESTLVVDQKITIPAGLLHSVRNIGDVQLVIIEIQSGEVVDPEDILRIGYDW; encoded by the coding sequence TTGGTTAATCTGATACTGTGTGGAGGTGTTGGTAGTAGATTATGGCCAATTAGCCGTAAGCTAATGCCTAAGCAATTTTATCCCCTACTAGGAAACACAAGTCTCTTTGAAAGTACTGTTAAGCGAAATCTTTCTTTATGTGAAAAGATCCTTATAGCGGCTAATGAAGACCAAGCATTCCTCGCATTTGATCAACTTAAGAATTGTAATTATCTAATCGAAGAAGGATTAATTGAAACTGTTGGTCGAAATACTGCTCCTGCTATTGCATTATCTATATTTGCTTTAGATCCAGAAACCTTAGTATTGGTTACACCTTCTGATCATCTTATAACTAAAGAACTAGCTTATAAAAAAGCAATTGAAAAAGCTCAAGTACTAGCAATGAGTGGTAATCTTGTAACTTTTGGTATAAAACCCAGTTATGCTGAAACAGGCTTTGGCTATATTAAAGCAAATGGTAATATAGTTGAGCAATTTTGTGAGAAACCAGATATAAAAACAGCAGAATCTTATTTAGCTGATGGTAGCTATTTATGGAATTCTGGAATGTTTCTCTTTAAAGCAGGTGTATTTTTAGAAGAATTGCAGCATCATAATCCACAAGTATATGAAGCATGTTTGACAGCCTATAATAATTGCACTGAAAGAAAACTTTTAAAACCACAACACTCAGATATGGTTAATATTCCATCAATTTCCATTGATTATGGAGTTATGGAACCTTCTCAAAAAGTAGCTGTTGTACCATGCGATATTGGTTGGAGTGATCTGGGAAGCTTTGATAGTCTTTATGATGAGTGTTTTAATCCAAATATAGAAAATAGTTTGATAGGAATAGAAGATCCAATTTTAATTAATAGCAGAGGTAATCTATTAGTAGGACAAGAAAAAAAACTTGCTCTCATTGATGTTGAAGATCTAATGATTATTGATAGTCCTGATGCTTTACTTATTGCCAAGCGTGGTTCTGGGCAAGATGTCAAAAAGGTTGTCGATAAATTAAAAGAGGAGAATTCTTCTTTATTGGATGCTCCAGTAAAGGTAAAAAGACCCTGGGGAGAGTATCGCACTTTAACCAAGACATCTAATTATATTGTAAGACATATTAGTATAAATCCAGGGGCTAACTTAAGTATTCATAAGCACTTTAATCGTCAGGAACATTGGCAGGTTGTTAAGGGACTTGCAAAAGTTAAGCTTGATGAAATTGAAAGTACTTTGGTAGTAGATCAAAAGATAACAATTCCTGCTGGCCTATTACATTCTGTGAGGAATATTGGAGATGTTCAATTAGTGATTATTGAGATACAATCTGGTGAAGTTGTTGATCCTGAAGATATATTAAGGATTGGCTATGATTGGTGA
- the rfbA gene encoding glucose-1-phosphate thymidylyltransferase RfbA, protein MKGIILAGGSGTRLYPITKVVCKQLLPVYDKPMIYYPLSILMLSGIKEILIISTPEDLSKFENLFGDGRLYGLNLSYAVQDAPNGLAEAFIIGKDFIGSDSVALVLGDNIFYGHHLSDRLQLAASRTSGATVFGYYVSDPERYGVVEYDKNGKVLSLEEKPEFPKSNYAVVGLYYYDNSVVDIACSLKPSPRGELEITDVNKIYLQQGKLNVELMGRGYAWLDTGTHDSLVDATNFVKAIEDRQGLKIACIEEIAYRMGYINQEQLQKLSLPLKKSGYGEYLLRLTRKE, encoded by the coding sequence ATGAAAGGTATAATACTAGCTGGTGGATCCGGAACCAGGCTTTACCCAATTACAAAAGTAGTATGTAAGCAATTACTTCCAGTTTATGATAAACCAATGATATATTATCCATTATCAATATTGATGTTGTCAGGTATAAAAGAAATCTTAATTATATCAACACCTGAAGATCTATCTAAATTTGAAAATCTATTTGGTGATGGTCGTTTATATGGTTTGAATCTGAGTTACGCTGTTCAGGATGCCCCAAATGGTCTAGCAGAAGCTTTCATCATCGGAAAAGATTTTATTGGATCTGATTCTGTAGCTTTGGTATTGGGTGATAATATATTTTATGGGCATCATTTATCAGATCGTTTACAATTAGCAGCTTCTAGAACAAGTGGGGCAACAGTTTTTGGTTACTATGTAAGTGATCCAGAGAGATATGGTGTTGTTGAATATGATAAAAATGGGAAGGTGTTGTCATTAGAGGAAAAACCTGAATTTCCTAAGTCTAATTACGCAGTTGTTGGTTTATATTATTATGATAATTCTGTTGTCGATATAGCCTGTAGTTTGAAACCAAGTCCTCGAGGAGAATTAGAGATTACTGATGTTAATAAGATCTATCTACAGCAAGGAAAATTAAATGTGGAATTGATGGGACGTGGTTATGCATGGCTTGATACAGGAACACACGACAGTTTAGTTGATGCTACAAATTTTGTTAAAGCCATTGAGGATAGACAAGGTCTTAAAATTGCTTGTATTGAAGAAATAGCATATCGTATGGGGTATATCAATCAGGAGCAATTGCAAAAATTATCATTACCATTAAAAAAATCTGGCTATGGTGAATACTTATTAAGGCTTACAAGGAAGGAATAA
- the rfbC gene encoding dTDP-4-dehydrorhamnose 3,5-epimerase, which produces MPFEFEKTPIEGLYVIHPRVFRDDRGWFLETFKISDFKNAGITEDFVQDNHSFSSRGVLRGIHFQKAPFSQGKLVRTIDGCVWDVAVDLRKDSNTFGKAYGVKLDSKNGTMLYIPPSFGHGFLVLSDTVHFLYKCTKEYHPNVDCGIRWNDPDLNIPWPIVDGMKLIISNKDCQQPLLKEINKDDL; this is translated from the coding sequence GTGCCATTTGAGTTCGAAAAAACCCCAATTGAAGGACTATATGTTATTCATCCAAGAGTATTTCGTGATGATAGAGGTTGGTTTTTAGAAACATTTAAAATTTCTGATTTTAAAAATGCAGGTATTACTGAAGATTTTGTTCAAGATAATCATTCTTTTAGTTCTAGAGGTGTATTAAGAGGTATACATTTTCAAAAGGCACCTTTTTCTCAAGGAAAATTGGTAAGAACAATTGACGGATGTGTTTGGGATGTTGCAGTAGATTTAAGGAAGGATTCAAATACTTTTGGTAAAGCATATGGTGTAAAGCTAGATTCAAAAAATGGTACCATGTTATACATTCCTCCTAGTTTTGGACATGGTTTTCTAGTATTATCTGACACTGTACATTTTTTGTATAAATGTACAAAAGAGTATCATCCAAATGTTGATTGTGGTATAAGATGGAATGATCCAGATTTAAATATTCCATGGCCAATAGTTGATGGAATGAAATTAATTATCTCGAACAAAGACTGTCAACAGCCTTTGTTAAAAGAAATCAATAAGGATGATTTATGA
- the rfbD gene encoding dTDP-4-dehydrorhamnose reductase — protein sequence MIWLIGAGGMLGQEVAEALELLSFEFIKTDREVDITNYKLLERFCNNLTVSWVINCAAYTSVDNAEDEESLAITINAKGAENIAKVCKKLNAKMIHISTDYVFSGNQDKALVPEDTTNPINVYGKSKLLGEKAIQNTFNNYFIIRTAWLYGWKGPSFLHTMVRLMNNSDSIKVVNDQWGSPTWTKEFAFGIISIIAMDSDNFGTYHFSGEGECSWYDFAKEIYRIGRDYKIINNNCTVNPCTSNEFVSKAKRPRYSLLNTDKFKKNFNYEISNWKDSLEKYILILSNEL from the coding sequence ATGATTTGGCTTATTGGTGCTGGAGGTATGTTAGGTCAAGAAGTTGCTGAAGCTCTTGAATTATTAAGTTTTGAATTTATAAAGACTGATCGAGAAGTTGATATTACAAACTATAAATTATTAGAAAGATTTTGTAATAATTTGACTGTATCCTGGGTTATTAATTGTGCTGCCTACACATCAGTTGATAACGCTGAAGATGAAGAATCATTAGCAATTACTATAAATGCAAAAGGTGCTGAAAATATTGCAAAAGTATGTAAGAAACTTAATGCAAAAATGATACATATATCAACTGACTATGTTTTTTCAGGAAATCAAGATAAAGCTTTAGTTCCTGAAGATACAACAAATCCTATAAATGTCTATGGAAAAAGTAAACTTTTAGGTGAAAAGGCAATTCAGAATACTTTTAATAATTACTTCATTATTAGAACAGCTTGGTTGTATGGTTGGAAAGGTCCAAGTTTTTTACACACAATGGTACGGCTTATGAATAATAGTGATAGTATAAAGGTTGTAAATGATCAATGGGGAAGCCCAACATGGACAAAGGAATTTGCTTTTGGTATCATTTCTATTATAGCCATGGATTCTGATAATTTCGGAACATATCATTTTTCTGGTGAGGGAGAGTGTTCCTGGTATGATTTTGCAAAAGAAATATATAGAATTGGGCGAGATTACAAAATAATAAACAACAATTGTACAGTTAATCCTTGTACGAGTAATGAATTTGTAAGTAAAGCCAAAAGGCCTAGGTATAGTTTGTTAAATACAGATAAATTTAAAAAAAACTTTAATTATGAAATATCAAATTGGAAGGATTCTCTTGAAAAATATATATTAATACTTAGCAATGAGCTTTAA